A region from the Bacteroidota bacterium genome encodes:
- a CDS encoding T9SS type A sorting domain-containing protein, which yields MEHPPEQQTAHISQLLIFVRMSRPLLVFRFALVVLLSTLSCSVTAQLAGWKVHSGGGFLKFPWTGGLDACQFAAIDLNADGVDDLVVFDRRGNRWLCFVNDGIPGQISYRWAPEFVRFFPKASDWVVFADYDGDGRPDLFTYSPGWAGIRVFRNTGKLYPQFTPVVEPFLSSLQGGGYVNIISTNADQPGIADLDGDGDLDLLTFWALGTFVEQHTNRSRELYGHSDSLIFEKTSFCWGRIAESEESNTIFLDTCLFRSARNGHRHRGATMLLHDFTGNGLPDLLLGDVDYPGLNLLTNGGTQQSALIVAQDTAFPSYDVPVRLYSMPGAYLIDVNNDGLKDLIVSPFDPNYNVTENYSSVWLYLNEGSENQPVFRLHTKRFLQDQTIDLGSGAYPVFVDLNGDGLLDIVAGNIGRYLRSWFNGNTLHAAYESSIHVFTQQPSDEGLQFELTERDLARLSLLGRRGLVPAFADISGNGLPDMLVGSETGGLIYVAQQSPGSWSAPLLNFGGIQTPAWSAPAIFDLDEDRIQDLMIGSRNGKIIFLKGSKLGDSLVFQYVTNDLGGVDVTDYSLSYDGFSVPQGFYAPDGRPMLVVGSEQGRIWLFDQIRNNLNGVFSPSDDWHSILDTIVAAVSSGYRSAAYIGRLDGGQKLQMVTGNFSGGLELWNARANVLPGKGEHTKEPLLLWPNPASGLVRFRLADPTDCKILLQLTDVSGRTLVRRNMNVQSGLGSLDVSGLKQGIYLITIYLPSGKVQSSRLVISR from the coding sequence ATGGAGCATCCGCCGGAGCAGCAAACAGCTCACATCAGCCAATTGCTTATTTTTGTGAGGATGTCGAGGCCGTTGTTAGTTTTCAGATTTGCACTGGTTGTATTGCTTTCAACTTTAAGTTGTTCCGTTACGGCACAGCTTGCTGGTTGGAAAGTGCACTCCGGTGGAGGTTTCCTGAAATTTCCATGGACAGGGGGGCTGGATGCCTGCCAGTTTGCGGCTATTGATCTGAATGCCGACGGAGTGGATGATCTTGTGGTGTTCGACCGGCGCGGGAACCGCTGGTTGTGTTTTGTGAACGATGGCATTCCGGGTCAGATCAGCTATCGCTGGGCGCCGGAATTTGTCAGGTTTTTCCCCAAGGCCAGCGATTGGGTGGTATTTGCCGATTATGACGGCGATGGCCGTCCCGATCTTTTTACCTATTCGCCAGGTTGGGCAGGAATCAGGGTATTTCGAAACACCGGAAAGCTTTACCCTCAGTTTACACCCGTTGTCGAACCCTTTCTGAGCTCGCTTCAGGGCGGGGGATATGTCAACATCATTTCTACCAATGCCGACCAGCCCGGCATAGCCGATCTTGATGGCGATGGCGACCTGGACCTGCTTACTTTCTGGGCACTTGGAACTTTTGTGGAACAACATACCAACCGCTCCCGTGAGCTTTACGGCCATTCAGACTCCCTTATTTTTGAGAAAACTTCGTTCTGTTGGGGCAGAATAGCGGAAAGTGAGGAAAGCAATACAATCTTTCTGGATACCTGCTTATTCCGAAGTGCGCGAAACGGCCATCGCCACCGCGGAGCTACAATGCTGCTGCACGATTTTACCGGAAATGGACTGCCGGATCTGTTGCTTGGTGATGTGGATTATCCCGGGCTGAACCTGCTGACCAATGGTGGCACCCAGCAGTCGGCGCTCATCGTGGCGCAGGACACCGCCTTTCCGTCGTACGATGTGCCCGTAAGGCTTTACTCCATGCCCGGGGCCTATCTCATTGATGTCAATAACGACGGATTGAAAGACCTGATCGTTTCGCCTTTCGACCCAAATTACAACGTCACAGAAAACTACTCCAGTGTGTGGCTCTATCTTAACGAAGGCTCTGAAAACCAGCCGGTTTTCAGACTTCACACCAAGCGCTTTCTGCAAGACCAGACCATTGATCTTGGTTCGGGGGCTTATCCGGTATTTGTTGATTTGAATGGCGACGGGCTGTTGGACATCGTGGCCGGAAACATCGGCCGTTACCTGAGGTCGTGGTTCAATGGCAATACCCTCCATGCTGCATACGAGTCTTCCATCCATGTATTCACGCAGCAGCCTTCGGACGAAGGTTTACAGTTCGAGCTTACGGAGCGTGACCTTGCCCGGCTTTCGCTTCTGGGTCGCCGCGGTCTTGTGCCCGCCTTTGCAGATATCAGCGGCAACGGCCTGCCGGATATGCTGGTTGGCAGTGAGACCGGGGGACTGATTTATGTAGCACAGCAATCGCCGGGCTCATGGTCGGCCCCTTTGCTCAATTTTGGCGGAATTCAGACCCCCGCATGGTCGGCTCCGGCCATTTTCGACCTGGATGAAGATAGGATTCAGGATCTGATGATAGGCTCCCGCAATGGAAAGATTATATTTCTAAAGGGATCGAAACTGGGAGATTCGCTTGTATTTCAGTATGTTACCAATGATTTGGGTGGTGTCGATGTGACCGACTACAGCCTTTCGTACGATGGTTTCAGTGTACCACAGGGTTTTTATGCACCAGACGGGCGACCCATGCTGGTGGTGGGCAGTGAGCAGGGACGCATCTGGCTTTTCGATCAGATCCGTAACAACCTGAATGGGGTGTTCAGCCCTTCTGACGACTGGCACAGCATCCTCGACACCATTGTTGCTGCAGTCAGCTCCGGTTATCGTTCGGCGGCTTACATTGGCAGGCTCGACGGGGGTCAGAAGCTGCAAATGGTCACAGGCAACTTCAGCGGTGGGCTTGAGCTCTGGAATGCCCGGGCCAATGTGCTACCCGGGAAGGGTGAGCACACAAAAGAACCATTGCTTTTGTGGCCCAATCCGGCATCGGGCTTGGTGCGCTTCAGGCTGGCCGACCCGACAGATTGCAAAATCTTATTGCAGCTCACCGATGTTTCAGGCAGAACACTTGTCCGTCGCAACATGAATGTTCAATCCGGACTTGGTTCGTTGGATGTTTCAGGATTAAAACAGGGCATTTACCTGATAACCATCTATCTGCCTTCCGGCAAAGTTCAGTCATCCCGACTTGTGATCAGTCGTTGA
- a CDS encoding clan AA aspartic protease, producing MRTLTTSLPIMLLPIEQDGYHLLIEGRINGKKANFLVDTGASRTVFDEQEIMNYLDEASFEDNEKLSTGLGTNDMPSRVTTIAHIRFGRLNIFDYTSVIINLSNVHLSYQALGLPRIVGVLGGDLLHAYRCRIDYGKLRITFRLDNEK from the coding sequence ATGCGCACGTTGACTACCAGCTTGCCTATCATGCTGTTACCCATCGAGCAAGACGGATATCATCTGCTCATCGAAGGCCGGATCAACGGAAAAAAAGCAAACTTTCTGGTGGATACCGGTGCATCGCGCACGGTGTTCGACGAACAGGAAATCATGAACTACCTGGACGAGGCCAGTTTCGAGGACAACGAAAAGCTTTCCACCGGACTGGGAACGAACGACATGCCCAGCAGGGTAACGACAATTGCACATATCCGCTTTGGCCGGCTCAACATATTCGATTACACTTCGGTCATCATCAACCTCAGCAATGTGCACCTTTCCTATCAGGCGCTCGGCCTGCCGCGCATTGTTGGCGTACTGGGCGGCGATTTGCTGCATGCTTACCGTTGCCGCATCGATTATGGCAAGCTCCGCATCACTTTCCGTCTCGACAACGAAAAATAA
- a CDS encoding TIGR00730 family Rossman fold protein yields MNSENQERLIHEAFKPKTWSEIKSHDSWSVFKIMAEFVEGFEKLAKIGPCVAIFGSARTRPSHKYYRLTEEIAYLLTKKGFGIITGGGPGIMEAGNKGAHFAGGKSVGVNIELPFEQAPNPFIDRDKYIELQYFFVRKVMFMRYSQGYIVLPGGFGTMDELFEAITLIQTQKLVKFPIVLVGKDYWSGLIAWIKEVMLAEHNISPEDMEIFSLVDTAEEAVKIIEDFYNKYAIKPNF; encoded by the coding sequence ATGAACAGCGAGAATCAGGAAAGACTTATACACGAGGCTTTTAAGCCCAAAACCTGGAGCGAAATCAAATCGCACGACTCCTGGTCGGTATTCAAAATCATGGCCGAATTTGTCGAGGGTTTCGAAAAGCTGGCCAAAATCGGACCTTGCGTGGCCATCTTCGGGTCGGCACGCACCAGGCCAAGCCACAAATATTACCGGCTTACGGAAGAAATTGCCTATCTGCTCACCAAGAAAGGCTTTGGCATCATCACAGGCGGCGGTCCGGGCATCATGGAAGCCGGCAACAAAGGGGCACACTTTGCCGGAGGCAAATCGGTTGGCGTGAACATTGAACTCCCATTCGAGCAGGCCCCGAATCCTTTTATTGATAGGGACAAATACATTGAGCTTCAGTACTTTTTTGTCCGAAAGGTGATGTTCATGCGCTATTCGCAAGGATATATCGTATTGCCCGGCGGATTTGGCACCATGGACGAGTTGTTCGAAGCCATCACCCTCATACAGACCCAGAAACTGGTGAAATTCCCCATTGTGCTGGTGGGTAAGGATTACTGGTCGGGGCTCATCGCCTGGATCAAAGAAGTGATGCTGGCCGAGCACAACATTTCGCCCGAAGACATGGAAATCTTCAGCCTGGTGGATACTGCCGAAGAAGCGGTCAAAATTATCGAAGACTTCTATAATAAATACGCCATAAAGCCCAACTTCTGA
- a CDS encoding dihydroorotate dehydrogenase-like protein codes for MDLSCTYMGLQLHSPIVAGSSGFTDSLVKLKHLEQQGVGAVVLKSIFEEEIIHEYHHVLREEAEKTGREEFLDYLDVRLRRETLDRYLQLIRDAKKSIDIPIIASINCKSAYEWMTFAEEIEKAGADALELNVFVMPSAIGRSSEDNEKIYFEIVKQVRRRISIPIALKISFYFSNLAQFAIDLSNSGIAALVLFNRFYSPDIDLDKLQVNQGHVLSSPGELSMPLRWIAMLHGRMGCDMAGSTGVADGKAVAKLLLAGASVAQVASAFYRHGIGYASVMHNELREWMEQHDFKKISDFAGMLSQKKIADPSVYERVQFMKYFSDKDTL; via the coding sequence ATCGACCTTTCATGCACTTATATGGGTCTGCAGCTTCACAGCCCCATCGTAGCAGGTAGCTCAGGTTTTACCGACAGCCTGGTTAAATTGAAACACCTCGAACAGCAAGGAGTGGGTGCGGTGGTGCTCAAATCAATTTTTGAGGAAGAAATCATTCACGAATATCACCACGTGCTGAGGGAGGAGGCTGAAAAAACCGGCAGGGAAGAATTTCTGGATTATCTGGATGTGCGCCTGCGTCGCGAAACCCTCGACAGGTATCTGCAGTTGATCCGCGATGCCAAAAAGTCGATCGACATCCCCATCATTGCCAGCATCAACTGCAAATCGGCTTATGAGTGGATGACTTTTGCCGAAGAGATTGAAAAGGCAGGTGCAGATGCACTTGAGCTCAACGTCTTTGTGATGCCCTCAGCCATTGGAAGGAGCAGCGAGGACAACGAAAAGATTTACTTCGAAATCGTGAAACAGGTCAGGCGCCGCATCAGCATTCCCATTGCACTTAAAATCAGCTTCTATTTTTCCAACCTGGCCCAGTTTGCCATCGACCTGTCGAACAGCGGCATCGCTGCCCTGGTGTTGTTCAACAGATTCTACAGCCCGGATATCGATCTGGATAAACTCCAGGTCAATCAGGGGCACGTATTGAGCAGTCCGGGAGAGCTGAGTATGCCCTTGCGCTGGATTGCCATGCTGCACGGTCGGATGGGTTGCGACATGGCCGGATCGACCGGCGTAGCCGACGGAAAAGCAGTGGCAAAACTGCTGCTCGCCGGAGCCTCGGTGGCACAGGTGGCATCGGCTTTCTACAGGCATGGCATCGGATATGCCTCGGTGATGCACAACGAGCTGCGCGAATGGATGGAACAACACGACTTCAAAAAAATAAGCGACTTCGCCGGAATGCTCAGCCAGAAAAAAATTGCCGACCCTTCGGTGTATGAAAGGGTTCAGTTTATGAAGTATTTCAGCGACAAAGACACCCTCTGA